The sequence ctACATATATGAGATATATACGAACCTAAAAGGGTTTAATTCTTGGTTAAGTACTTTAAATTAATATACTACATTAATTTTGATAGCTTCTTCACACCTGTTCTTGATGTAGAAATATGAGCGTTACAACAATTAAATTGATGGAAAATGATGGTTCTAATTAGGTTACACTTTGTCCCTTACtaaataagctccaacactaaCCTATATAGTACTCCTAACATCAACTAATTAATGTGCTGTATAATGAATTAATGGTGAATGGGACAGCCAGCTCTTCTTGATGACAACTCTGTTATTCAACTAAAACCACACACATTATCTTATCAAAAATAACGTTGGAATCAGTAAACACAATTGTCATATTAATTGCAAATGAGTATTTTGTGTTTTTTGCCAGGGCATTAATCTTATCCTAAATAGGAATATATATTGGGTGGCATATCTTAATTGTAAATGCTCACTAATTGGATGAGATTTTAGATTGATTTATAGATTATCAAACACGCAAAATAAAAGTTGTGTGATACTATTTGTGTATTCGTAAATTCCACTATTTCGTTATAGATTAGCAaggttctttttattttattttcaatatataatattaatattacgCAATCGAAATTATCTATAAAACTCAAGGATCTCTACTTTGGATTACTTTAACATTAATTTCATCCTCCAACAGCACAAAGTTAGCTAAATACAGagagattttctcttttttctctttatgtTTTGTTCAGAGATTCAAAGAAAATTGTATCATAAGAAAGACGAGATTTAGATCCAAAACATGTCATTATTTTAACTACTTTAATATGTCTAAAAAAGAAGAGATAGGCTCTTCTTCTTGGTTACTCTTTGCATCAACCAACAAATTATGAATAGCCAAGAGGCCAAATGATGAATGCTTTTGCAAATTCCTTATTGAAAACTATATTGGAAAAGGAGGGCAAATGTGAATCATGGCATTGTGCAATTGAGTCTACGAAGGAAAAAAAGGCTCCTAAAGGCTAAAGAGTGTGTGGCTTGGGTCCAATATGTTGGTTTACTTTATTCAAAGTCACATCTTGCTAAAGCCAAATACTCATTTCAATCATTAATGTCTGCAAAATTAATCATGTATGGATACAGTGTGCAGTACTTATTTATTTAATCTTGTAGATTAAGGCTCCATATATAATAATACTATATACATTTAATTAAGCTCATGAAGAAGTTAGTATGATTGCATGGACAGCAACTGCAAATAAAACACAAGCGTGCAGCCCTTTGTCCTCAACATAATATACAAATCGCCTGTATTTACTCTTTAATGAGTTCCTCTCTTCATCATATTTATcactattttgaaataaaaaaaagaaaaattatgggCAGAGATTACAAGAGAGAAATCAAATCCTCGCCAACAAGATGAAAGTTCATGTAGTCAACCAAATGAACTACTATGATTCTCCTTATTATTATCACTTCGGTATTTGTTACCAAGTAGTAATATTTATTCTGACATCAAATCAAATtgctttttcaacttttcaaaaatttcaccTATGGCATCATGGCTGTAGACTAAGATACAGTAACAGATAGGGCAATCAAAAAAGTCGAGACTAGCGCTAGCCATGTCCAATCAATAACAatgttaaatatataataaaagaaattaaGAGAGCACATTAATGATCCCTAGTCTCTTTTGGGAcaaaatacatttaaaatcaaattaagaTGAGAAATTATTATGCCCTTTGTTAAGATTTTTGAAATGACAAAACTAGTATGTCCTCGAAAGTAACCTATTACGAGGTTAGCCATCAAAAAAGTTAAATCACCAATTATCAGTTTACCATTACATAGGACCACATCCTTTTTATAGCAGAATTATGCCATTCATAAATTCCTAGTCATATTTTGCTAACCAAAAACTTATAGAGAGAAGGGGATACATCAACCTTAATTATACTTTTACAAAGCTATACGCAATTCAGCTATCTACATACAAAATTTAACTAATGCAATAATTGACAAGAGAATGTTGTTAAAGGAGAAATTCAAGCACATTAGAGAAATTATAAACCGGGCCTTGACTAATTTGACTCCTCCCAGAACTAATTTTTAATGTTTTGCTGTATTCACATTTTTAAGAGAAATACTCGAGCTATATCCACAAGTGTATAAAGTTCAAAAGGATACATCCATACGATCTTAAAACGCTTAAATTTTGAACTTTGTTTTGAATGTCTTAATTGGACACTGCATCTCATCCAATTAATCATATTTCTGAATAACTGTATATCCATAGTTATTGAATTGCTTTATGGGAATCCTGTACCTCCAAGACTACACATGGCATTCGCTTTGACTGTAATCGGATAATGATATTTCATATTGGCTACACAGTGCGTTGTGTGTGATACCGGGGGTAAGTGTGATCTTCTAAAGTTTCTATTTGAAAGGAAATGAGCATCAACAAATTGAGGCTGAGGAGGAAAATCTGTGAAGTTTCTCATATTGATTAAACAGTCAAATATATGCTCTACTGTAACTTCGGTTGTTCATGAACATTCAAAAGGCTGACATGATAAGCAGAAAAATGACACAGCTGCATACCAGTATTAAACTTTGATATTTCAGCTTGGCGTTAATTATTGGAAACTAAAAACAGGCATTTCCATGTAATCCgcccaaaacaagagagttacccaatAACATCACAAAATCCCAGGATACCCCAGTTGGAATCCACACTTAGGAGGCCTTTGGTGCCTGGCTTGGTAAGCTACTATCAGGCTCTGGAGGTGTTTCACGAACAACACTTAACATAGAGTCATACTCATCCTTATGGGCTAATTTCTTCTGTAGCACCTTCTCAAATTCAATCTGATTCAACTCTTTTGCATTTTCAGCTGCATGAGCCTGCGCTAACTTAGAATAGTTTGAGGCCGACTCTGAGATGAACGCTATTTCTTCTTCAGTCAGTTTCCTCAAGAACCTCGCTGGATTTCCTCCCCAGACCTTTGTGTTTTGGTGTCATAATTACACGTGTTAGCGAGTTGAAATTTGCAACAAAAAAGTTAAATACATATTTCAACAGCCGAGAAAGCAAGACAACTTGGAAAGGACTTTTTTCCCATTGTATCAGTCCACATCCTAACTCATCTTCACCTATTCGTCAGCAGTTACTACAGACATAGTTTCACAAGTGGATAATCAGGAAGTTAAACAACTTACTAAAGATTAACACGGAAACCAGCATCAGTATGAACAAATAATTACTTTTTCACCAATTGGTAAATACCCATGTAGGAACCTGTATGCAGATGCAAAATCCCAGATAATGGCAAAATGAAAGACTTAAGTCTGCCACGTACCTCTCCAAATGGAATCCTTGTGTTCTGCCTTACATGGGCACCAGCAGCAACCATAGCATTTTTCTCTACAACTGCCCCATCAAGCACGGTTGCACCCATACCAATAAATGCCTCGTCTTCAACGGTACATCCATGTAACACAGCGCTATGACCTTATATTTTGATGTCAAAAGTCAACAATCAAGCTTACTCAAAAATTAATGGCAGatatatattatgctataaattgCCAGATATTTCTCACCTATGGTAACATTTTTGCCAATTATCGTAGGCAAAACCTTTCCACTGATATTTGATTTAGCTACATGAATTAGAGAATTGTCCTGGACATTGGTTCCGGCTCCAATGCTGACACTGTTCACGTCACCTGCACAAAGTTTCatgtgagaaagaagaagaaaactaaagaaaacgAACATCCAGCGCActccacacacacacaaaaaaaaataagaagcaaaAACACCATGCAATCATTGTTTGATTGAAGCCCAAACTTCTTTACAGAATTAGAGCCCAACGTAGAACTGATATTCTTGCCCTTAAGGAAGCTCAGAAAGGACGAAGTGATGATATAAGGAGGTGAGATGTAAGTTTaataacaaccaaaaaaaaaatggaaggaacaaaatcatattcaatattGTAGGCATGTTAACATATTCACTCAGTCAAGTATCATTACAACATGCATTGACAAGACACATAACTCCAAAGCATTTCATTCAAAGACTGCAATAAGTATGTGTATAAACCATAATTTTCTCAATGTTTAGTCGGTTAAGTTGTAGATAGAACTTTCGAAAGAATAAAGATAACATCACATTTAAAGAGACTCATGGAGTAGTGGTTGTGAAGTAGGTCAAGAGTAGAGTTGCCTGAGTGAATTCAAGTTTGCATTTTGTGCTTTGTCCCTAAAAATATATAAGGCATCTAAAGTAGGTTTCAACTTTGAATGATCCCAAGTTATCAGGTCAAATCTAATTCGATATTTCTAATAATAACATTGAGTGGAAGCAGATAATTATCTAATAAATAGTACTATAGCAATCTTTTATTTCACCAATTTGACCTTTTCATACACGTTAACATCTTCTcatagataaatatttttctaaaagaaattatTAGACACACTTTCAGAGAAAAACGtgtttctgttgcaacagaaaagATTTTTAACTTCTTCTCAGAAGTCTTATATTGCAATGAAGCTCACTTTTTTCATGATTAATGAAGATAAATGTAAGTTGTAATGTAATGATACCACCGTTACTTAAAAAGGATATACAGATTGTAATTGTTATGTAGGGAAAaatttgtatttaattatttatcaataGCTGTCAGTCTTCACTTGTACCATACATGGAGTTTTTAATACAATTCTTATCTCGTGCCAGAGTAACAAAGTACTCTTGAATCTTGATAGCTATGAGCTCTCAAATTACATATGAACATATCATGAGTCCACAGCTTTGagtttcatacaacaacaacaacaaactcagtgtattcccacagcatggggtctggggagggtgagggtaagatgtacgcagtccataccgctacctccgaagaagtagagtggttgtttccgatagactctcggctcaagataaaggatagtaaacaaggggatggatgacataaccgaaataaataataagaaataataaaataaaaatcagagaCATATGAAATACGGGAAATAAGAGCAACACGGAATAAGAAAAttaggaactaagaaataagaaataggacacccacctagtaacACCTATGTACACTAACCTatgattactaacccggctacacaagaacTCTCCTGActgcttgctacaacccacacactaacactagccttctaccgAGTGTATTTCATACAGATCTATGTTTTATCacaaccccaaaaatcttagtcTTATTTAGATTGTACAAGCACAAATGGCCTAAATATCATTTCTTTAACTTATTTTTTCGTGTTAGATTAAATACACATGATGAATTGTGGGTGGTGTAGACTAATTTTGGGTCCTTGTCCTGATATCCCAGAGCCAATCCTCAATGCCAATTTCTCTCGCATTCTTCCAACCAAACATTTTTCTTCATATTCCAATTCAAGAGATTTACTGGGTTCAGATTCGTTAAAATTAATTGAGTCTCGTATCTTTTATAAAGCTCGATCTTATTATTCACAACTACGTTACCTATAATGTGCATAAAAGATTGTACACTAAATCATACTATCCTTTGTCTTACAAATAAGAACCACTGGACGACACACATCAGTCCTATCAGGTTCTGCAAGACATGTGACCTTATaagtttgaaattcaaaatttgcaaTGTCTATCATCCTTGTCTTATAAGTTACAGATAATTACCGCTGCAAGATATGTATCAAACTTATCAGTtctgaaaaatatgaaacagcaTAATGCTGCATTTCAAGAAATAAGCAATATCTCTACTTTGCTGAGCTAACTAGCCATCAAcaaaatcattttataaataaagATTTGGTATAGGACGCACGGTTGATTTAACTACAAAGCTTGAGGAGTTCATTATGTAGTTGTCTTCTAAAAATCTACCCATTAACATAATTCAAGAAAAGGCAAAGCTTTTATGATACAAGAAGGAATGCTTTCTCACCCTCCACAAATGTCTCTAGGAAAATTTTACCATGACAAAAAATGTGTTCTTCAAAATCAATCATTATAACAGCAGCATACTTCTAAAAGAAGATTCTTTAAGCGCTGATACTGCCATCTTTTAATGAGGAAACATGGATACTACCATCATATGCAGAAGCAGAACATACCTCGCAGAACACACCCATACCAAATAGAGGCATTACGACCAATGTGAACATCACCAGTTAAAGAGGCACTTGGGGCCACAAATGCATCTTCATCGACAACTGGTACTTTGTCAAACAGGTTCATCAAAGTTCTATGCCTCGATACTGAAATAAAAAGAAGGTAGAGAATAAAAACGTTAAAGCAAGAAGGCATGCTGCATATTGTAGATAGTACATCAACAACGAAAAAGTTTAGACGTGAAATAAAAATATAGGGTTTGACCTAAGGAGGAAAAACATATAATAACAGAACAAAGGAAAGAGAAGCAGAAGAGAAAATAATTCTAGTAGTATAGCCAAACATAGAGAGCAGAAATTAAAACTGCAGATGGTGTTAGCTGATTGTGAGCAAATATGAATGTAAATAAGATCATCACAATCAACAATGGTAAATGCTTGTCAAAGATTTCAAGCCTCGGTGTCTCACGTGATGAAAATACTTATACAGTAATAATCTATCACAATGGCCCGAGCTACTTATGTTAGTCACAACATTGTACATAATTATATAGAACTGGGTGAGATCAGAATTTATAATCTAGCTCTCGGATTATTGATAGACATACTGTAAGATAGATCATTTATGTCATAGTATACTATGCTATAAGAACTTAGAATCATAGCCTTCAAATTAGCAACGATATATGGTAACTCTTGATAAACTTGAATCAACAATACTTTGCGTCGACCTTATTCTTTCAAGCAAAAAATTGAAACTTCAACTACAGACGGACTAATTCATCAAAGAGCGTAATACAGCCCACAAGCAGAAGTGTCAGATAGCCTCGTCTACCAAAACTGTCAAATAGGCTCATACTAAAGTGTCATAGCGGGAATTCAGACCTAAGATCTCAATGttgttatcctatgcctcaaCCACGAAACTGTCTCCTCCTCGAGTCTGACAAACAGTAAAGTACTTTGAAAACTACACTTGTAAAGTTAGAGCACTGTAAGACCAACGAAATGCAATATCACTTGATTCTTTCTAGCTTTACCAAGCAGCTGTTACTTTATTTAACAACTTTCTTTATCTGAAACTAAAAAGGGGAAAGTATCCGTTGATAGTCCCAAAGAGAAATAAACAAGTCAAAGCTACCCTACTACACAAGAGAGACATTTATCAGGAGGAAATTTATGTGATTAAATAAGAGCTTTGTGCAGGTGTAAAACACCAAAGTTCAGCGCCCTATCCAACAAGAGACTGAGCTAATAAAATAAACTTTCAGACAATACAACATAGCAAATGCAgcttaatgaaaaaaaaacagATGTGTGACATAATGAAATACGTAAGCCCTAGGTTCTCGTTTAAAACTATGGAGAATAGAGGGGAAAGACGTACGGTGTTCTTGGAAGTAATAGTTGCCTTGGAGGCGGCAGCCCAAACGATCAAGGGCTTGGCCGGTCTCACGGATCCAGAATCCGACCGTGTAGAATGCTTTACCCACCGAACTCATCCTCTATTGCTGCTTTCCGATTCCAGAAGCGGATTTCTCTTAAATAACTGATGACTGATTgattatgtatttgtgtagaaGAAATGAGTGTTGAATTTAGCTGAGGTGACGAGTGCGGGATGGATGGATACCACAAAAGGGTAAAAAGTGCCAAGTCAGTTGAACCCAACCCCAAAGCCCCGAGTCGCACCTAGTGCACTCGccttccttctttctttttttttttgtccgagaccttttttttttttttttttaatttggtgtTCGATACCCGCATTGAAATTTGATTAATTCGAATTTGTATCGGGTAGGACCAATTTGGGGGCGCTGCTATTTAAATGTATACTCCTAAATCTAATAAACTTACACacctatctatatctataatttataatttatacctataatctataatctatatatatatttataatataaaactttttaacCTAAAGAAAACAATTAAGACTTtgcctaaaatatatgaaaatataaaaatcctATTTGAAATATTATGCTGAATCTAACATACTCCTAAGTGTACTTGATctttacttcttttttatttcttttgatatttaaattatacTCAAAGATGTAACAAATACAATCAACTTAAAAAAGGATCAAGCCATGTACTTCTATAATTTGTTCTATTATTCAATGTAACTTTTTAATAGCTTCcagaaaagaaaaaactttttaatgatatttgagaatttttatttaatttatgtttatatatattttggtgtgtTGGTGGCATAAATATTCTTATAGCTACTATTTCGATGCGGCCTACAATAGTTATATTAATTTTAGGTTTGTGTTCTAGATGAGTGTTCggaaggattttgagaaatttttatatgaatgtttGTTTTAATCGTATTGTTCTAATATCTCAATTATCATATTCttttgttgtagtttctgtttaatgataactaatactttttttttcattagtttaagaattctgaATCAGCTAAATTTGAttataagaagatttgaaaaatttaaaaataaatataaatatgttagATAAGAGAAGTTTAATAAGTAccaatttttaaaaagttttacataataagaatgtaatcaatgattttgtaaaaatttgattttaaaaatgagaaaagattttaaatataggaaaaaataattgtaccaCAATTATGGTTCAAAATGATGCATTTGTCCACTacatgacaaacacaaaagtgatcAATCACTTAAACTtatagtaaaatatatatgtacttacactaaaatatatgtttatgtttactttattatattaaagtttgAAGGATCTTTGGGAAGTGATTTGAACgttttatacttcattaaaaatgtctgtaatagataaaatcatttaactttaaataatcgaatgttacacgtgcgagacacgtgcagTCAAACtagttaataaaaatatttattaggggcctattttaccaaattaactttattaattatgtcttaaaaatataaatttgaatatatacaacttatttaatcatttaatgataaggatattattgaaagaacataatacaATCTTCTtaatttcattgatgatataaatttgaatatatacaatttatttaatcatttaataataaggatattattggaagaacataatttaatttcattgatgagataacTAAATTGGAGTATAAATGAACTATTGGAAAACATGTTATCATTTGCCTATTAACATTTCACTTTTACTTTGTCacaaatttcttcaatttttggatttctactctacttgttatttttgacatatcaagagaacgacaattttttttttcttattttatccttaacattattttttttttcaaattaattttaagatagaATGTAAGCATCATTTAATAAAGGTATTGTGGTAAAAtaactatattattaattattatttttaatgagtGTGCCAACTCAAAATAGGCTGGGAAAAACGTCCATTTAATTTCCAATTATTAATAACTGACTACTACTACCTATTAATACGATAGTCGTATTCTCTTGCCAAAATCATTTCTATATTTAACGCatttatatattcaataataagtAGTAGTATCGGTGATGAATACATATCTTTTCCAGGATCCGACTACTCCAAGATCGATAGTCTAACATTAATTCGATTGCTTTGAACAAGTACTGCTGCATAACTTCTTTGTGATATGTTGTAGATCATTAGTTTTGCAAAATTtaatgtattatatcatataaACTAGGGAAGTTTCTTATAAAGGTATCAGCAGTTCCTACTACCTGACTAGAACTTAGAGGTTGACTTGAGATGTTAGCAATAGCCAGAAAGAGAGCAACagaaaccaaaccaaatcaaaacaAGATAGCTAATATTGTCCAATATATTGGAATCTTAACAGACGATGGGCAAGCATCATTTCTACAGCACCATCAAGCGCACATCACCTGTGATTTTTTCCCAATGCTTCTTTTCCAAAAACTATTTTGAGTTCATGAAAATTAGAAGTTCTACATATATCTCAAATATCCCATAATACCACATTAAAACTAAAGTAAGCATATGAAGTTCGGAGAGCCATCTTCAACAAGTTAACCGGCTTCTCTTCTTAAATTTCCAATATTGACTACAGCAAGTCCTCAACAAGATCACTGCCTCAAACTTTCCACAATGTAAGAAGCATACAGGTCCCTGTGATCACAACCATGGAGGCGGAACTTTTTAGTTAGGCTTTCTGGAAATACAAAGAATATAAACAATCCCATCAAATGGAGAACACAAGAGCACTGACATGGAATACTTGATGGCATCAACAGCAGCTTCAGCAGGAAGAAAGTCCTCAACAGCAACTGACTTGTTCTCATTCTTTTTATCTGTTGATAGAGAGTCAAGGATGTATAGGAGAACAGTAGAACCTAGCAAAAGTTGACAAAAGCTATGATTTGCAGACATTGGTTTACTCAAATATATTCTTGACATGCATAAGAACTGGCAATGGACACCCATTGGGGAAATATGTGAAGCCAGAATCTCCATACACATCCAGCAGCCTCAGAAACCTATCAGGATGAACATGGAGtatttccttctttatttaatACACCGCCAAATGTCATATCAGAGGATACAGTCTTCAAAAAAGCGCCGGATTTCAGCAAGACGATGAGGAGGAAGCTCCTTGATGTCTGTGTAGTGGCGAAACTCGGGATCATCTGCACACACTGCTATTATCTTATCATCTTTCTCACCCTGTAACAGAACATTAACATCAATCCATAATTCCATGTTTTGCTTAAGGACTAGCATTACATTACAGATGTTGTAATGCACTCACATAAAAGGGATATATAACTATGGTGCCACAATGTCGCACCCAACCAAGTTATTTGGTCTGTGCCTATTAAAATTTTTCTCCGGATTCATTGTTCCCTCTCGTAGTTTTTGTATCAACTTTGATGATGAGAAATTATCAACCCCATCAAAGTTGACGGGGAAAAACTGATCAATGATATTCTTATCAAGTATTATAGGGCACTCAAGGTTAAAAATAGGTCTTTGATAAAACTTAAGGAAACAAAAAgaactatttcaaaaaattataagcAAATGGTGTTTTCTCCAGCAATTTTCACCATGTCCTAAAGTACAGTTGGCAGAAAGTTTACTCTATTGAAAAACCTTACCTGATCAATCATAGGCATCAATCCAATTGCACGAGCACGAAGAAAGGTACTAGGTAACACAGGTTCCTATACAACACATGGATGGATGTAAGAGTACCCAAGAGAGAGCTTACATTGAGACAGCTAATGCAAGATTGGGCCTAAGGAAGATGTGTGTGTGTACGTGCATGTATATTGTGTGTAAACGGAGCAAACCTGCATCAGCACTAGGACATCCATTGGATCACTGTCTTCACAAAGGGTTCTTGGGATGAAACCATAGTTGTGTGGATAAACAACTGATGAGTACAGTATGCGGTCAACCTTTTAGACACAAGTTCAGCAATTGACTTGAATAATTATCATAACAGTGAAAACTCTCAATGAATTCAGAAAAGTTGTAGAATTGAAATAAAGATCACTGGTCAAGATAGCACCTTTATAAGGCCACTTGCTTTGTCAAGCTCATACTTCACTTTGCTGCCTT comes from Capsicum annuum cultivar UCD-10X-F1 chromosome 2, UCD10Xv1.1, whole genome shotgun sequence and encodes:
- the LOC107858300 gene encoding soluble inorganic pyrophosphatase, with translation MAENSGKGLGRNSGTTRVALNERILSSMSRKSVAAHPWHDLEIGPGAPAIFNCVVEIPKGSKVKYELDKASGLIKVDRILYSSVVYPHNYGFIPRTLCEDSDPMDVLVLMQEPVLPSTFLRARAIGLMPMIDQGEKDDKIIAVCADDPEFRHYTDIKELPPHRLAEIRRFFEDYKKNENKSVAVEDFLPAEAAVDAIKYSMDLYASYIVESLRQ